Proteins encoded by one window of Apus apus isolate bApuApu2 chromosome 15, bApuApu2.pri.cur, whole genome shotgun sequence:
- the SNPH gene encoding syntaphilin isoform X1, which yields MSLPGSRRSSTGSRRRSSKYNLCSDNHGIKPPTPEQYLTPLQQKEVCIRHLKARLKDTQERLQDRDAEIEDLKTQLSRMQEDWIEEECHRVEAQLALKEARKEIKQLKQVIDTVKNNLLEKDKGLQKYFVDINIQNKKLETLLHSMEVAQNGTLKEEGAGESAGGSPARSLTRSSTYTKLSDQGAGDRNVGGSQTISVDEGADSGFAGAEEAPSHTDPLEVGGEPDARLPPSSTYEKLLGLRGSVEAGVQASCMQERAIQTDFVPCQPDLDTILEKVMKSQACSLGSPTSAWVSEMEDVMPGPEFSNPTGATDLLATEPDTTMASARAEVGVTCNPAVWQPPSASPSVAIACLAEEEPQEPQGCEAAPSKSYWSRHFIVDLLAVVVPAVPTVAWLCRSQRRQDQPIYNISSLLRGCCTVALHSIRRMGCRPVASPGGSAQP from the exons ATGTCTCTGCCGGGGAGCAGACGCTCGTCCACGGGATCACGAAG GCGCTCGTCCAAGTACAACCTGTGCAGTGACAACCATGGGATAAAGCCACCGACCCCGGAGCAGTACCTGACGCCCCTGCAGCAGAAGGAGGTTTGCATCCGGCACCTGAAGGCTCGCCTGAAGGACACGCAGGAGCGGCTGCAGGACAG GGATGCTGAGATCGAGGACCTGAAGACACAGCTGTCACGGATGCAGGAGGACTGGATTGAGGAGGAGTGTCACCGTGTGGAAGCCCAGCTGGCGCTGAAGGAAGCCCGCAAGGAGATCAAGCAGCTGAAGCAGGTCATCGACACGGTGAAGAACAACCTGCTGGAGAAGGACAAGGGGCTCCAGAAGTATTTTGTGGACATCAACATCCAGAACAAGAAGCTGGAGACCCTGCTGCACAGCATGGAAGTGGCACAGAACGGGACACtgaaggaggagggggctggcGAGTCAGCCGGGGGGTCCCCAGCCCGATCCCTCACCCGCAGCTCCACCTACACCAAGCTGAGCGACCAGGGGGCCGGGGACCGCAACGTGGGGGGCTCACAGACCATCTCAGTGGATGAGGGGGCCGACAGTGGCTTTGCAGGGGCGGAGGAGGCTCCCAGCCATACGGACCCACTGGAGGTGGGGGGCGAGCCTGACGCCCGCCTGCCCCCCAGTTCCACCTACGAGAagctgctggggctgcggggcagcgTGGAGGCGGGGGTGCAGGCCAGCTGCATGCAGGAGCGGGCCATCCAGACAGACTTTGTGCCCTGCCAGCCTGACCTGGACACCATCCTGGAGAAGGTGATGAAGTCCCAAGCTTGCAGCTTGGGCAGCCCCACCTCCGCCTGGGTCTCTGAAATGGAAGACGTGATGCCCGGCCCCGAGTTCTCCAACCCCACTGGGGCTACGGACCTGCTGGCGACTGAGCCCGACACCACGATGGCAAGTGCCAGGGCCGAGGTGGGGGTCACCTGCAACCCGGCGGTGTGGCAGCCCCCCAGCGCCAGCCCCTCAGTGGCCATCGCCTGCCTGGCGGAGGAGGAGCCgcaggagccccagggctgcGAGGCCGCCCCTTCCAAGAGCTACTGGAGCCGCCATTTCATCGTGGATCTGCTGGCGGTGGTGGTGCCCGCGGTGCCCACGGTGGCCTGGCTGTGCCGCTCGCAGCGCCGGCAGGACCAGCCCATCTACAACATCAGCTCCctgctgcggggctgctgcACCGTGGCCCTGCACTCCATCCGCAGGATGGGCTGTCGCCCCGTCGCCAGCCCCGGGGGCAGCGCCCAGCCCTGA
- the SNPH gene encoding syntaphilin isoform X2, with the protein MSLPGSRRSSTGSRSRGVYGRSGFASFFKSSAPSATRPETQPLLPASRRPSPPGRDTYGTSSLSSSSNSGSYKGSDSSPTPRRSSKYNLCSDNHGIKPPTPEQYLTPLQQKEVCIRHLKARLKDTQERLQDRDAEIEDLKTQLSRMQEDWIEEECHRVEAQLALKEARKEIKQLKQVIDTVKNNLLEKDKGLQKYFVDINIQNKKLETLLHSMEVAQNGTLKEEGAGESAGGSPARSLTRSSTYTKLSDQGAGDRNVGGSQTISVDEGADSGFAGAEEAPSHTDPLEVGGEPDARLPPSSTYEKLLGLRGSVEAGVQASCMQERAIQTDFVPCQPDLDTILEKVMKSQACSLGSPTSAWVSEMEDVMPGPEFSNPTGATDLLATEPDTTMASARAEVGVTCNPAVWQPPSASPSVAIACLAEEEPQEPQGCEAAPSKSYWSRHFIVDLLAVVVPAVPTVAWLCRSQRRQDQPIYNISSLLRGCCTVALHSIRRMGCRPVASPGGSAQP; encoded by the exons ATGTCTCTGCCGGGGAGCAGACGCTCGTCCACGGGATCACGAAG TCGCGGGGTTTATGGACGGAGTGGCTTTGCCTCCTTCTTTAAGTCTTCAGCGCCCTCAGCCACTCGGCCTGAGacacagcctcttctccctgcctccagGCGCCCCTCGCCCCCCGGGAGGGACACCTACGGCACCTCCTcgctgagcagcagcagcaattcgGGCTCCTACAAGGGCAGCGACAGCAGCCCCACCCCAAG GCGCTCGTCCAAGTACAACCTGTGCAGTGACAACCATGGGATAAAGCCACCGACCCCGGAGCAGTACCTGACGCCCCTGCAGCAGAAGGAGGTTTGCATCCGGCACCTGAAGGCTCGCCTGAAGGACACGCAGGAGCGGCTGCAGGACAG GGATGCTGAGATCGAGGACCTGAAGACACAGCTGTCACGGATGCAGGAGGACTGGATTGAGGAGGAGTGTCACCGTGTGGAAGCCCAGCTGGCGCTGAAGGAAGCCCGCAAGGAGATCAAGCAGCTGAAGCAGGTCATCGACACGGTGAAGAACAACCTGCTGGAGAAGGACAAGGGGCTCCAGAAGTATTTTGTGGACATCAACATCCAGAACAAGAAGCTGGAGACCCTGCTGCACAGCATGGAAGTGGCACAGAACGGGACACtgaaggaggagggggctggcGAGTCAGCCGGGGGGTCCCCAGCCCGATCCCTCACCCGCAGCTCCACCTACACCAAGCTGAGCGACCAGGGGGCCGGGGACCGCAACGTGGGGGGCTCACAGACCATCTCAGTGGATGAGGGGGCCGACAGTGGCTTTGCAGGGGCGGAGGAGGCTCCCAGCCATACGGACCCACTGGAGGTGGGGGGCGAGCCTGACGCCCGCCTGCCCCCCAGTTCCACCTACGAGAagctgctggggctgcggggcagcgTGGAGGCGGGGGTGCAGGCCAGCTGCATGCAGGAGCGGGCCATCCAGACAGACTTTGTGCCCTGCCAGCCTGACCTGGACACCATCCTGGAGAAGGTGATGAAGTCCCAAGCTTGCAGCTTGGGCAGCCCCACCTCCGCCTGGGTCTCTGAAATGGAAGACGTGATGCCCGGCCCCGAGTTCTCCAACCCCACTGGGGCTACGGACCTGCTGGCGACTGAGCCCGACACCACGATGGCAAGTGCCAGGGCCGAGGTGGGGGTCACCTGCAACCCGGCGGTGTGGCAGCCCCCCAGCGCCAGCCCCTCAGTGGCCATCGCCTGCCTGGCGGAGGAGGAGCCgcaggagccccagggctgcGAGGCCGCCCCTTCCAAGAGCTACTGGAGCCGCCATTTCATCGTGGATCTGCTGGCGGTGGTGGTGCCCGCGGTGCCCACGGTGGCCTGGCTGTGCCGCTCGCAGCGCCGGCAGGACCAGCCCATCTACAACATCAGCTCCctgctgcggggctgctgcACCGTGGCCCTGCACTCCATCCGCAGGATGGGCTGTCGCCCCGTCGCCAGCCCCGGGGGCAGCGCCCAGCCCTGA
- the SNPH gene encoding syntaphilin isoform X3, whose amino-acid sequence MSLPGSRRSSTGSRRRPSPPGRDTYGTSSLSSSSNSGSYKGSDSSPTPRRSSKYNLCSDNHGIKPPTPEQYLTPLQQKEVCIRHLKARLKDTQERLQDRDAEIEDLKTQLSRMQEDWIEEECHRVEAQLALKEARKEIKQLKQVIDTVKNNLLEKDKGLQKYFVDINIQNKKLETLLHSMEVAQNGTLKEEGAGESAGGSPARSLTRSSTYTKLSDQGAGDRNVGGSQTISVDEGADSGFAGAEEAPSHTDPLEVGGEPDARLPPSSTYEKLLGLRGSVEAGVQASCMQERAIQTDFVPCQPDLDTILEKVMKSQACSLGSPTSAWVSEMEDVMPGPEFSNPTGATDLLATEPDTTMASARAEVGVTCNPAVWQPPSASPSVAIACLAEEEPQEPQGCEAAPSKSYWSRHFIVDLLAVVVPAVPTVAWLCRSQRRQDQPIYNISSLLRGCCTVALHSIRRMGCRPVASPGGSAQP is encoded by the exons ATGTCTCTGCCGGGGAGCAGACGCTCGTCCACGGGATCACGAAG GCGCCCCTCGCCCCCCGGGAGGGACACCTACGGCACCTCCTcgctgagcagcagcagcaattcgGGCTCCTACAAGGGCAGCGACAGCAGCCCCACCCCAAG GCGCTCGTCCAAGTACAACCTGTGCAGTGACAACCATGGGATAAAGCCACCGACCCCGGAGCAGTACCTGACGCCCCTGCAGCAGAAGGAGGTTTGCATCCGGCACCTGAAGGCTCGCCTGAAGGACACGCAGGAGCGGCTGCAGGACAG GGATGCTGAGATCGAGGACCTGAAGACACAGCTGTCACGGATGCAGGAGGACTGGATTGAGGAGGAGTGTCACCGTGTGGAAGCCCAGCTGGCGCTGAAGGAAGCCCGCAAGGAGATCAAGCAGCTGAAGCAGGTCATCGACACGGTGAAGAACAACCTGCTGGAGAAGGACAAGGGGCTCCAGAAGTATTTTGTGGACATCAACATCCAGAACAAGAAGCTGGAGACCCTGCTGCACAGCATGGAAGTGGCACAGAACGGGACACtgaaggaggagggggctggcGAGTCAGCCGGGGGGTCCCCAGCCCGATCCCTCACCCGCAGCTCCACCTACACCAAGCTGAGCGACCAGGGGGCCGGGGACCGCAACGTGGGGGGCTCACAGACCATCTCAGTGGATGAGGGGGCCGACAGTGGCTTTGCAGGGGCGGAGGAGGCTCCCAGCCATACGGACCCACTGGAGGTGGGGGGCGAGCCTGACGCCCGCCTGCCCCCCAGTTCCACCTACGAGAagctgctggggctgcggggcagcgTGGAGGCGGGGGTGCAGGCCAGCTGCATGCAGGAGCGGGCCATCCAGACAGACTTTGTGCCCTGCCAGCCTGACCTGGACACCATCCTGGAGAAGGTGATGAAGTCCCAAGCTTGCAGCTTGGGCAGCCCCACCTCCGCCTGGGTCTCTGAAATGGAAGACGTGATGCCCGGCCCCGAGTTCTCCAACCCCACTGGGGCTACGGACCTGCTGGCGACTGAGCCCGACACCACGATGGCAAGTGCCAGGGCCGAGGTGGGGGTCACCTGCAACCCGGCGGTGTGGCAGCCCCCCAGCGCCAGCCCCTCAGTGGCCATCGCCTGCCTGGCGGAGGAGGAGCCgcaggagccccagggctgcGAGGCCGCCCCTTCCAAGAGCTACTGGAGCCGCCATTTCATCGTGGATCTGCTGGCGGTGGTGGTGCCCGCGGTGCCCACGGTGGCCTGGCTGTGCCGCTCGCAGCGCCGGCAGGACCAGCCCATCTACAACATCAGCTCCctgctgcggggctgctgcACCGTGGCCCTGCACTCCATCCGCAGGATGGGCTGTCGCCCCGTCGCCAGCCCCGGGGGCAGCGCCCAGCCCTGA
- the SDCBP2 gene encoding syntenin-2 isoform X1 has protein sequence MDPLSDLGTSPSTQQPLLGLPRSITRHGHSSSSSNGNALPLLGGHEGPPDLAEPPVLYPNLAELENYMGLTLSSEEIQKNLLAEGSTALTPAGPSPGQLVAPLTGSNAGLRRAEIKPGVREIHLCKDERGKTGLQLKNVDQGIFVQLVKANSPAALVGLRFGDQILQINGKNCTGWSSDKAQRALKKAAPEKIIMVVRDRPFQRTVTLHKDSTGHVGVVVKKGKIVSLVKDSSAARNGLLTHHCICEVNGQNVIGMKDKQLTEVLAGAGNVVTLTIIPTVIYEHMVKRLSAGLVKSSMDHSIPDL, from the exons GCAcggccacagcagcagcagcagcaatggcaACGCTCTACCCCTCCTTGGAGGACATGAAGGGCCACCAGATCTTGCAG AGCCCCCCGTGCTGTACCCCAACTTGGCCGAGCTGGAGAACTATATGGGGCTCACTCTCTCCAGTGAAGAGATCCAGAAGAACCTGCTCGCGGAAGGCAGCACA GCCCTGACCCCTGCCGGGCCCTCCCCGGGACAGCTGGTGGCCCCTCTGACTGGGAGCAacgcggggctgcggcgggcaGAGATCAAGCCGGGCGTGCGGGAGATCCACCTCTGCAAGGACGAGCGGGGCAAGACGGGGCTGCAGCTCAAGAACGTCGACCAg ggCATCTTCGTGCAGCTGGTGAAGGCCAACTCGCCCGCGGCGCTGGTGGGGCTGCGCTTCGGGGACCAGATCCTGCAGATCAATGGCAAGAACTGCACGGGCTGGAGCAGCGACAAGGCGCAGCGGGCGCTGAAGAAGGCGGCCCCGGAGAAGATCATCATGGTGGTGCGGGACAG GCCCTTCCAGCGCACGGTCACCCTGCACAAGGACAGCACCGGCCACGTCGGCGTGGTGGTCAAGAAGGGGAAAATCGTCTCACTGGTCAaggacagctctgctgcccGCAACGGGCTCCTCACCCACCACTGCATCTGTGAGGTGAACGGCCAGAATGTCATCGGCATGAAG GATAAGCAGCTCAcggaggtgctggcaggggcCGGAAACGTGGTCACGTTGACCATCATCCCCACCGTGATCTACGAGCACATGGTGAAACG GCTGTCGGCGGGGCTGGTGAAGTCATCCATGGACCACTCCATCCCTGACCTCTGA
- the SDCBP2 gene encoding syntenin-2 isoform X2 has translation MATLYPSLEDMKGHQILQAQAAAGVRTPATTVASEKPKLARGTEPPVLYPNLAELENYMGLTLSSEEIQKNLLAEGSTALTPAGPSPGQLVAPLTGSNAGLRRAEIKPGVREIHLCKDERGKTGLQLKNVDQGIFVQLVKANSPAALVGLRFGDQILQINGKNCTGWSSDKAQRALKKAAPEKIIMVVRDRPFQRTVTLHKDSTGHVGVVVKKGKIVSLVKDSSAARNGLLTHHCICEVNGQNVIGMKDKQLTEVLAGAGNVVTLTIIPTVIYEHMVKRLSAGLVKSSMDHSIPDL, from the exons atggcaACGCTCTACCCCTCCTTGGAGGACATGAAGGGCCACCAGATCTTGCAG gcacaggcagctgctggggtgaGGACACCCGCCACGACGGTGGCCAGTGAGAAGCCAAAGCTTGCCCGTGGCACTG AGCCCCCCGTGCTGTACCCCAACTTGGCCGAGCTGGAGAACTATATGGGGCTCACTCTCTCCAGTGAAGAGATCCAGAAGAACCTGCTCGCGGAAGGCAGCACA GCCCTGACCCCTGCCGGGCCCTCCCCGGGACAGCTGGTGGCCCCTCTGACTGGGAGCAacgcggggctgcggcgggcaGAGATCAAGCCGGGCGTGCGGGAGATCCACCTCTGCAAGGACGAGCGGGGCAAGACGGGGCTGCAGCTCAAGAACGTCGACCAg ggCATCTTCGTGCAGCTGGTGAAGGCCAACTCGCCCGCGGCGCTGGTGGGGCTGCGCTTCGGGGACCAGATCCTGCAGATCAATGGCAAGAACTGCACGGGCTGGAGCAGCGACAAGGCGCAGCGGGCGCTGAAGAAGGCGGCCCCGGAGAAGATCATCATGGTGGTGCGGGACAG GCCCTTCCAGCGCACGGTCACCCTGCACAAGGACAGCACCGGCCACGTCGGCGTGGTGGTCAAGAAGGGGAAAATCGTCTCACTGGTCAaggacagctctgctgcccGCAACGGGCTCCTCACCCACCACTGCATCTGTGAGGTGAACGGCCAGAATGTCATCGGCATGAAG GATAAGCAGCTCAcggaggtgctggcaggggcCGGAAACGTGGTCACGTTGACCATCATCCCCACCGTGATCTACGAGCACATGGTGAAACG GCTGTCGGCGGGGCTGGTGAAGTCATCCATGGACCACTCCATCCCTGACCTCTGA